One genomic region from Prunus persica cultivar Lovell chromosome G3, Prunus_persica_NCBIv2, whole genome shotgun sequence encodes:
- the LOC18784143 gene encoding F-box/kelch-repeat protein At3g06240 — MGPFITDVPKSVLQDVILKLPTKSIILCKSVCKTWYSLISDPAFARLHFAQAEAYPLVRPVDGRSVSRNLFLVEPEDTFGFDLKDHDCNRSRVHMNLSKYKFPLCHAEELLNYHRNGNVMPSHETEREVHMKITNIDDNNNEVDWGEGIAFMMQYDHNNYNLVNSCNGLLCLSDFFVNYPAAVCNPITGEFINLPYGPKHEKAMTLIGSGLGFSPRTNEYKVVRILKERTPDPKVAEIHTLGTGSWKSVGTAPFSDAELSFPTCVKGMLYWFCDRWTGCSVISFDLDTEEFQSVPSLPFMEDDCDVGMGDLGGSLCLCETESFEINVWVMNDSGPQKLWMKKLSIRTGFSGRWPDDVYIPMKYFENDGLLMFNSRLNAFFYYHPGNHSPFIYLKLREINKSSSEAISHVPSFISLKDILVGKDVEILNINSRCAVLKLPGETEALSLVEENASSRYSSDSWEE, encoded by the exons ATGGGTCCTTTTATAACAGATGTTCCAAAGTCTGTCCTTCAAGATGTTATATTAAAGCTGCCAACAAAGAGCATTATCTTGTGCAAAAGCGTCTGCAAGACTTGGTATTCTCTAATTTCGGACCCTGCATTTGCTAGGCTGCATTTCGCACAAGCAGAGGCCTATCCTTTGGTCCGGCCCGTGGATGGAAGAAGCGTGTCAAGAAACCTTTTCTTGGTTGAGCCTGAAGATAcctttggttttgatttgaagGACCATGATTGTAACCGGTCTCGTGTCCACATGAATCTTTCCAAATATAAATTCCCATTGTGTCATGCTGAGGAGTTACTCAATTACCATAGGAATGGCAATGTGATGCCTAGTCATGAAACTGAAAGAGAGGTTCACATGAAGATAACGAATATTGATGACAACAACAACGAGGTGGATTGGGGTGAAGGTATCGCTTTCATGATGCAATATGATCACAACAACTACAACTTGGTAAATTCTTGTAACGGTTTGCTCTGCCTGTCTGATTTTTTCGTGAATTACCCTGCTGCTGTGTGCAATCCAATAACCGGCGAATTTATAAACCTTCCCTATGGTCCTAAACATGAGAAGGCAATGACTTTAATCGGTAGTGGATTAGGTTTCAGTCCGAGGACTAACGAATATAAGGTGGTGAGAATTCTTAAGGAACGGACACCTGATCCCAAGGTTGCTGAGATACACACCCTGGGAACAGGTTCATGGAAATCTGTTGGCACTGCTCCCTTTTCAGACGCTGAGCTATCATTCCCCACTTGTGTGAAAGGAATGCTTTATTGGTTTTGCGATAGGTGGACAGGTTGTAGTGTGATTTCATTTGACTTGGATACTGAAGAGTTCCAATCGGTTCCATCACTGCCTTTTATGGAGGATGATTGTGATGTGGGCATGGGAGATTTGGGAGGTAGTCTTTGTCTGTGTGAAACTGAGAGTTTTGAAATCAATGTGTGGGTAATGAATGATTCTGGTCCACAAAAACTTTGGATGAAGAAGTTATCAATTCGTACTGGTTTTTCTGGAAGGTGGCCAGATGACGTATACATACCCATGAAATACTTTGAGAATGATGGTCTGTTGATGTTTAATTCTCGTCTCAATGCCTTCTTTTACTATCACCCAGGAAACCATAGTCCATTCATTTATCTTAAGCTTCGAGAGATCAATAAATCTTCTTCTGAGGCAATTAGTCATGTTCCGAGCTTTATTTCGTTGAAGGATATTCTGGTGGGGAAGGATGTAGAAATACTGAATATAAATTCAAG GTGTGCAGTGTTGAAGCTGCCCGGAGAGACCGAAGCCCTATCTCTGGTGGAAGAAAATGCCAGTTCGAGATACTCTTCTGACAGTTGGGAAGAATGA